In Mytilus edulis chromosome 7, xbMytEdul2.2, whole genome shotgun sequence, a single genomic region encodes these proteins:
- the LOC139481905 gene encoding uncharacterized protein — protein MALIKFKKMAGQEWRKSKLLYVISALETVRFDIECCISGILELITKLGSVLSCLSAATNLYFTGNQLFLYIQANYIHLTEPLHPDIEYRFIKQRTDAWFAIRKDAIVTGSTLNAAVGLDSFKKQLHHFDNIVYGKEKSEFSETVKQRMQHGVDNEINAVATLVSRFLPIYYPDLFFYEEGCYKVEMKERKKMIVSPDGSCRDANDKAVFAVEIKCPAPREGVAFKTRLHYSLPKYYVPKVLSEMFALDVDQLLYVCYTSESTSIQKITFCPDLWTEICTELEIFTCTPLRRPTRRSANFPILQDKISSFIKNNVTFLCELQSCTGVNCRNSSETSTSLLCRHKSNEIPNSTISIQSVQTLLHDSEKKIESAYNLTRTRASEFLGFMISDVDRNYREEEFHSVPIAFGLKGYSLSNKVMREMMEYVLLECHNRGLYTPVCSFDGQWYRMTVHDQNDSPLTLLQLQKEIWDCVKKLAKKDILKEITSANVVSVSDYLSLSNRVNITKCVKTIDVNKKELVINSFLVGKVKGEKTFMVSNNIRRLIKEATSITGKTKTVEMTSDEKEINSTRANDIMSSLPEEIESNLTEEVADQVIEVVSSLSKTKISGILKDDEMVDVNIEDLFSDQFPETNDHAIDENFDSNNNNDQDIEMDEDEVHKTTDIPSEEQENPWNSSEKLISESDIHNMLKAVQTTGKTKKSWDISVQEFEQKFQNANSIDKSFTKAELVLCMQPVVGKLKSKGGTCKSSLPKHELVSVMSKCLGDGTVFHNKKYKKKNPESLKSMCKKSIHKMPKLVLNSFYAENIYAEKLEDWYSSSPFGAHVNIQNQNSIKNKMWYSKPEFNSTLGHYLFLILDSYHQLCGARRLVCQNGIPASGIKKEAFHSIAKDSNKNKCGLNIAMAVDLIDKQSVEFAKSTFSPKVTRALEDIGAINEAKFCSLIYNWYLADDEPGIPVDVRVHHRLSLRDWLLEDVDFTKFPPHGSYIKNIPIVLYEGLLTNIERKVQLFPFVKRQCYNVRAISSLDIENFFGTFQEIDPRGTGVLTPQDIPTAVSVAIELLDARLNPERGFYMQTSKAKVYPVNEIDMLNAETEKSGTEEGVVRDMSEIQPLDHQFDMLSRKRGKQKRKKGDVSQPNEPARGIRPVRQFHKRDETKILPHVRRGLDFTDFQ, from the exons ATGGCtcttattaaatttaaaaaaatggcagGACAAGAATGGCGAAAAAGTAAATTACTGTATGTAATAAGCGCATTGGAAACAGTTCGGTTTGACATAGAATGTTGCATAAGTGGTATCCTTGAACTAATTACAAAACTTGGGTCCGTATTGTCCTGTCTTAGTGCAGCAACCAACTTGTACTTTACAGGCAACcaattatttctatatatacaagCCAATTACATACATTTGACAGAACCGCTTCACCCGGATATAGAGTACAGATTTATCAAACAGAGAACGGATGCATGGTTTGCTATAAGAAAAGATGCAATTGTGACTGGTAGCACACTAAATGCAGCTGTTGGTTTGGATAGCTTTAAGAAACAGCTTCATCATTTCGATAACATCGTTTACGGAAAAGAAAAGTCAGAGTTTTCAGAGACAGTAAAACAAAGAATGCAACATGGTGTTGATAATGAGATAAATGCGGTAGCGACTCTCGTTTCAAGATTTTTACCAATATATTATCCTGATCTTTTTTTCTATGAAGAAGGATGCTACAAAGTAGAgatgaaagaaagaaagaaaatgatCGTTAGTCCAGATGGAAGTTGTAGAGATGCCAATGACAAAGCTGTTTTTGCTGTTGAAATAAAGTGTCCAGCTCCAAGAGAGGGTGTAGCATTCAAAACAAGATTACACTATTCTCTACCTAAATATTACGTGCCCAAAGTGCTGTCGGAAATGTTTGCTCTCGATGTTGATCAACTTTTGTATGTTTGCTATACTTCAGAGTCGACGTCCATTCAGAAGATTACATTTTGTCCTGATTTATGGACTGAAATATGTACAGAACTGGAAATTTTTACGTGTACACCTTTAAGAAGACCAACAAGGAGATCAGCAAATTTTCCTATTTTACAGGATAAGATAAGCAGCTTTATTAAAAACAACGTCACTTTTCTATGTGAACTCCAATCTTGTACAGGAGTTAATTGCAGAAACAGCTCTGAAACATCGACTTCTTTGTTGTGTCGACATAAGTCAAATGAAATACCAAACAGCACCATTTCTATTCAATCTGTTCAGACTTTACTACATGATAgcgaaaaaaaaatagaatctgCGTATAATCTAACTCGAACACGGGCCTCTGAATTCCTAGGATTTATGATATCTGATGTAGACAGAAATTACAGGGAAGAAGAATTCCATTCAGTTCCCATAGCATTTGGGTTAAAAGGTTACAGTCTATCAAATAAAGTGATGAGAGAAATGATGGAATATGTTTTACTGGAATGCCACAACAGGGGACTATATACTCCAGTCTGTTCATTCGATGGTCAGTGGTATAGAATGACAGTTCATGATCAAAATGACAGTCCTCTGACATTACTTCAGTTGCAAAAGGAGATCTGGGATTGCGTAAAAAAACTTGCAAAGAAGGACATATTGAAAGAAATAACTTCAGCAAACGTGGTATCAGTTTCAGACTATTTGAGCCTTTCAAACAGAGTAAACATTACCAAATGTGTAAAGACCATAGATGTAAATAAAAAGGAGTTGGTGATAAATTCATTTCTTGTTGGAAAAGTTAAGGGTGAGAAAACTTTCATGGTTTCAAACAATATCAGGAGACTAATTAAAGAGGCAACATCAATTACGGGCAAAACAAAGACAGTTGAAATGACATCCGATGAGAAAGAAATCAACTCAACACGTGCAAACGATATTATGTCTTCACTTCCAGAAGAGATAGAAAGCAACTTGACAGAAGAAGTTGCCGATCAAGTTATAGAAGTTGTATCATCGTTATCGAAAACCAAAATAAGTGGAATATTAAAGGACGATGAAATGGTAGATGTAAACATTGAAGACTTATTTTCTGACCAGTTTCCCGAAACAAATGATCATGCTATTGATGAAAATTTTGACAGTAACAATAACAACGATCAAGATATAGAAATGGACGAAGATGAAGTTCACAAAACAACTGATATACCCTCCGAGGAACAGGAGAATCCATGGAACAGCTCCGAAAAGCTGATATCAGAATCTGACATACACAATATGCTTAAAGCAGTGCAGACTACTGGAAAGACAAAGAAATCATGGGACATAAGTGTACAAGAGTTCGAACAAAAGTTCCAAAATGCAAACTCCATAGATAAAAGCTTCACGAAAGCAGAACTTGTCCTTTGTATGCAGCCTGTTGTAGGAAAGCTGAAATCGAAAGGAGGGACATGCAAGAGTTCACTGCCAAAACACGAGTTGGTGTCAGTTATGTCAAAATGTTTAGGAGATGGAACTGTTTTccacaataaaaaatataaaaagaagaatcCTGAATCCCTTAAAAGTATGTGCAAGAAAAGCATACACAAGATGCCAAAGCttgttttaaacagtttttatgCTGAGAATATTTATGCTGAAAAGTTAGAGGATTGGTATTCTTCGTCACCATTTGGAGCTCATGTCAATATTCAAAACCAAAACAGCATCAAAAATAAAATGTGGTACTCAAAACCAGAGTTTAATTCTACCTTGGGACACTATCTTTTTCTTATCTTAGATAGCTATCATCAGCTTTGTGGAGCACGAAGACTCGTATGTCAAAATGGAATTCCTGCATCTGGAATAAAAAAGGAAGCTTTCCATAGTATTGCTAAagattcaaataaaaacaaatgtggtTTAAACATAGCGATGGCCGTGGATCTTATTGATAAACAAAGTGTTGAATTTGCAAAATCGACATTCAGTCCAAAAGTAACACGTGCCCTGGAGGACATTGGAGCGATAAACGAAGCAAAGTTTTGCAGTCTCATTTACAATTGGTACCTAGCCGACGACGAACCAGGGATTCCAGTAGATGTCCGAGTTCATCATCGTCTATCACTTCGAGACTGGCTTTTAGAGGATGtagattttacaaaatttccGCCGCATGGTTCATATATCAAAAACATACCAATTGTGCTGTACGAAGGACTTCTTACCAACATTGAACGAAAAGTCCAactttttccatttgtaaagcgACAGTGCTATAATGTTAGAGCAATAAGTAGCTTGGATATAGAAAACTTTTTTGGCACATTCCAAGAAATAGATCCTAGAGGGACGGGCGTCCTGACACCACAAGACATCCCAACAGCTGTTAGTGTAGCCATTGAACTTTTAGATGCTAGGCTAAATCCAGAGAG AGGATTCTACATGCAAACATCAAAGGCTAAGGTCTATCCAGTGAACGAGATTGATATGTTGAATGCTGAAACAGAGAAAAGTGGCACCGAAGAAGGCGTTGTTAGGGATATGTCTGAAATACAACCATT AGACCACCAATTTGACATGTTGTCAAGGAAACGAGGAAAGCAAAAAAGGAAGAAAGGAGACGTATCACAACCTAATGAACCTGCACGAGGCATTCGTCCAGTCAGACAATTTCACAAAAGAGACGAAACAAAAATACTGCCACATGTTCGACGTGGTCTCGATTTTACTGATTTTCAGTAA